The genomic stretch TATTAGACGAcccactccccatctccatcggcctaggaggaggggcagaaaACGGCATCGGCAACggcgccatcttcatctcGTGGCCCTGACCAGCTGacatctccatcttgacCGGTGGTAgtgaaggtggaggggggcCAGGCGTGAGCTCCATCTTCATCGGGCCCCAGGTTTGCTGGCGAGCAGGCGCGAGGGCAgccggagggggagggggaggaggaggaggaggaggagcggagGCGCTCGTGGGACTGGATGCACCAGACGCCAAGCACCGGATGGAATTCTCCAGCCTCTCCCACCCAGTCGGCCCCCACTCCCATCTCTGTTCGCTCGTCAGGTTTGTCCTCGCGTCGATGCTGAAAAGAGTGTGCTTCCCGTTGGCGGCCCCCGATGGAACAAGAGGAGCGGGCGACGGCGGCTCACGGTCGCTGCCTGCCCAGACCCAGGCTGTGTCAGGGCTGGCCTGGAGGTCAGAACTGACGTACGCGACCAGCTCCTCGTCTCGAAAGAGCGCTTCTTGAATCGCAGACTGGGAAGgacgtggtggtgggggtccgtatggcgagggaggatgaCTGGGGGATGGCGACTGGGCGAGGTAGCTTGTAATCTCGGCTCGCCTATTTCCGAGAACCTGGACGAAAAAGCCGAGATAACGGCCGCAAGGCATGGCAACGTCACGGTGCTCGTTGATGGATGCCAGGGCGCGGACGCAGGTAGCCGCCTGATCAAACCAGCCCGTGATCAGCAAGAACAGCGCGCAGCGGAAGATGTGTGTGGTCAGAAGCGCTGTGGCGCCTTCCGGAAGATCAGGTGTAACTCGCAGGAGAAGAGCAGCAGTTTCGAGAGCCGTGTGAGTGCACTGTTCAAAGGCCGTCCGTCGCACGTCGGGGGGGCAGGAAGGGAGCAGGTTGTGTCGGTGGAGCAACAGGCGTGCGTGGAGGAGGTAGACCAAGGGGTTGAGAAGCGCAGGGGTCATGGGGGCGTTGCTCGTAGGGTCGCAAGCCTGTGGAAAGGTTCGAAGGCAGGAGGAAAAGTGCTGGTCAAACGTTGCCAGCCGGGTCGGTGCAATAACAGGGGACGAGAGGGCTCTGCCGAGCGCTGTGTAAGAACGCACAACGTGTATCACGGCGAGCAGAGAATGCGTAAGCGGCTCTGCGCCCACGGGCACCCTTGGGCCCTGCTCAGAGATGAAGCAGTCGTCGACTCCAGCGGGCAACGAGACGTCGCAGTCGGAATCGTCAATCATCATCGGCCTCCCGAGTTCGATAGACAGGCTGCGATCAAGAAGGTAGATGGCCCACCATGTCCTCCTGCGCATCTCACCCTCGAGGAACTGCCATGGCCCCAATTCGGTGTAGAGACCAAGGTCTTGAGCCACCCGGACAGCATTGCCGAGCCAGTTCCAAGCAGCAAGCTTCAGGTTCATCTCATTCAACGCCACAGTAATAAGCACAAACACGCGCGCATTGTCCAGCTCATACTCGTTGTTCCAAGGGTCAATCAAACTCCGCGTCGTCTCGAGAAGATGGGCTGCCGAATACGCTCGGTTGTGCTCGTTCTCGGATGTAAAGAGCCTTCCAACGGCCATGACGGCAAAGAACACAGACATGAAGGCCTGCGTGACTCGAATCGTATTGCCCTGGCGGTAGAGCCCATCTACCGTCTGCACAAAGCTGTTCCAGTGCAGAATGGGCGTCATGGTATGGGCAGAGGTGAAGTAAGCCCTGAGCAACGAGTCTGTCGTCTGCCTGGGAGGCAGCATGGAAGTGAAGTCCCTCGGGTCAGGGGCCGCCACCGGTCGGTATGGCGCTGGTGGCTTCCAGATTCCCCTGGAAAAGCTTCGTAGGTTGGTTCTTGCTCGAGCGAGGTCGTGAATGCTGGCGGGCCGCTTCTTGCGCTTGGGGGCCGAGGCGATCTCGGGGAGCTGGAGCGGCAGCTGCTCCACGCCGTCCACATCCATATCAAACTGGCCGTCCCTCTCTTGCAGCATGCGGCGGAGGCTGTTATTCTCGCGGCGAACCCGTTCCATCTGCTTTTCCAAATCCTGCACCTGCTTGATGGACGACATGCGCCGGTTAGTTTCCTTGGTGAACTGGCACTTGACGCTCCGGCTCGAGCATTCGGAGCAGCTCGTAGTCTCGGTGGCATCGCATTTGACCTTCCTCTCGCGGCAGGCATCGCAGCTGGGATCTTTTCTCCTCTGGCGGTATGCTCGCTTCTGGGCCTGggagctgttgttgttgctgttgttgttgttgttgctggaagACGATGGGAGCTGGGCATGAGAGGGCCCTGGGGTGCCAGCAACTGACTCCCCTGACTGCAGCGACTCTCGCTCCATGGTAGACGATGTTGCTGTGACGGGGGTGTATGGTTGGAACGAATGGCTGCCTGGTTGGGGGAGCTGCTGCCGGTGAACCGAAGGCAAAGGTGTCGAGAGGCCCAAAGGTTGTGAAGGGGCGGTTTGGTGTGAGGGAGAGTGCTGGTGTGtttgcggcggcggcggttgatgatggtgatggtgatggtgatggtgatgatggaggctCGCACTTGGGCTTGGCCTCATCAGGCCGCCAAGGTACTGTGTAAGCGGTTTGGGTGAGGCGGCCGACGAGACACCCGAGGATTCGTAGGGCCgtgaggaggggttgggagatggaggatgagaaTACGGGTTGTGTGACGCAGCGGCCATAGTGCTGCTGGGGCTACAGCTGCTTTAAGAAGCAGAGATTCCGACAGCCTGATTCGGAACCGTCTCCACAAGGTCAAGGTCCCCGATAGGATGGGTTATGGGGGGAAAGCTGCCGGTCAACAAGGAACATGCAGACGGGAAGTATTTGGGGGTAGCCGAAGTGTTTTCTGGGAATGGAAAGGGTGTTTAAAGGAAACCAAGCACGGTCTGAGCTCCCTCGTTTCTCCTGGTCTTgttctcctctcccacccctgGTCGTTTGGATGCACCACAAGGTAATAGGTAATGTAGACTACCCACACCACCTCGAAAATGGATACCTACGCACGATGTTGTCTTGGGCGGTTGGTGGCGGTCACTGCTTGTCGTCGAGCAGCGGGTCtggcttcttttctttctgtcgAGTCCTCTTCAGTTTCGCAGACCGGTACGGAGGCAATAACAGAGTGTCTCAAAGCGTGTTGACGAGGGTCTCCAGTCCCTTCCCGAACAGCTCCGTCCAGCTCGAAAGTCCCGGGGTGGTATCTAGTGGTGATGCAACGCCGTGCAACCACAGTGCCGTTTTCTGATCCGCAAAGTCTTGGTGCGGCCTGTAGCTGGCGCAGTTGAGGTTGCGGTTGCGGTTGCCGTCCAATGCTTTTCCGTAGCAGTCAGGCCTTGCCCCTTGTTCCGCAGCCTCTCttatttctctctcttctctcggGATCCTATcgtggaggaaggcgagTGAGAGAGAGCAGTGTGAGGGCGAACAAGAGTAGCAATTGGGCTAGAAAGCTGCGCCGTTTGGTCCCGAGACGGCCGCAATGCGACCATGTGTTAAAAGGCGGTCGTATTAGTAGAAGCCGTGACTCTCCAGCCTGCGGCCTGTAAGTGAGGTCTTGCTGGGGAACCGGCAAAAGGCGACCGGGCGGGCGTGTGTAAATGCGCACCCAGCTACGGGCCACGTCTGGTTCGCCGGAACTACCAAGCTGGTGAGCGAAAGGGCAACGGCTGAGAGCAGGCGCAACCGCACTTGGGGAGCCTAAGCCTGCAGAGATGGGGGGTAAacaggaggcggcggagacAGCGGCAAAGCGGAGGGCGCTGGTATGAGGATCCGATATGCAGCACACACGGCTGAtgggtggtgttttgttgtAGGAAGCTCTCGTCTGGAAAGGGAAAAGCGAAGGAGAGGCCGTCTGGCGAAGGGAGAGCAGAGGGTGTCAGAAGGAGAGAGAAGTCCGGTATCGAAGCGTGATTTGAGAGGACCGAGCAGAAGAGGGTTGTAGCTGGGTAGCAATGACAAGCCGGGGCATCTCAACCAGCCATAGCCATGTTTCCATGCTCCATCATCATTCCATGTCACCAGTCCTAGTGCTAGTGTAGTCCCTACTCCATACTCCCTAGTACACAGCCTTCAGGGGTggggagcggaggaggggatgaagGGACAAGGCCGGAGGGGACCAAGTGGTGCTGTATTCAAAATCCGTACTGTGATGATGCTTTGGTAACAAACGATACAACAGTAGTGTACGTCCGTATGCCCACTCGACCACCCAGGGTCCGCCCTTCTCTGCAGCACGGCCCTTTGACTGGTGCTTGGGGGTGCAGTTGACGTCTCCGTAGAGCTCGCAAGCCACCCCTGGATCTGTCCAAGACACGAGTGACATGTGCTGCTGATGCTCCAGAGAGGCAAAAAAGCAATTCCTGCTCGGGTTTTGGTGCCCGCTGCCGACAGCTTGTTCTCAGACGCCCACAGACGGGGGGCTCGCTAGCAAAACACCCCGGCCCCTGACACAGGTGAACCCCGGTCGCTTTTATCAACACACAGCAGCCAAACCGGCTATGACCGTGCGAAAATAAGGTACTGTGCCGCACATCACTGACATTCCCGTTTTTCCATCCCACTGTGCCCGGAAAGCGTGAAAGCCACGCTGTCGCTTGCGCACGCAGCAGGCAGATGGGCGATCAGCGTTGCGGCGGAAACTGGTGCAATGGAGTTGACGAACAAGCATTTGTGACGTAGGTGGGCTTCACTCAAGCATGACGATGATGCTCGTTGAGACGCTTCACCCTATTtatctcttctcttctcgaGACGGAATGAAAAAACCCGGCATGTGGGACCAGGTGAGCCGAACCAAAGTCAGAGAGGATGCAGCCTGTGCCGTACGGGAAGGGAGCGGCTTCCAATCGGTTGCCTTGGGGTCTCTGGCGCCTTTACTGTCTGTGTGGTGCAGGATGCTAGAAAACTGTGCCCGTGTGGCGTAAAAATCCATTATTCAGTTGTCGAGTGTCGTGATGGATGCACAGCTCCCCGCTGGATGACCGCCTCACCCGTTGTGCCGCGCCGTCGAAGCTGCGGTCATTGCAGAAGGATCACACAGATGGCTGTCTGACGGGGCTGACAACCTGACGAGATGAACTGCAACTGACCCCCGCGGCGTGACAGGTTCCTTACCCCGTGGCATGATGTGCATCGGAATCGAGTTGCCAGCAGGAGGGCTGGCCAACGGACAGTCTCAGCTGGCTACGGGTGAGACATGAAAGACAGGCACCGCTATAGTTGTTGAGGCTCGAGACCTGGTCGGTCTTTCAAATCCGTACGATATGTGTGGACCAGTATCTACGGATACAAAGGCCGAGAAAAGCCACACTAGCTCCATGCTGGTGGGCAGTTCGGCCGGCCGGCCGGCCGGCGAGCGGAGACCATCCCCTCTGCTGGATTCCGAACTGTAACCTGTAACGACAGTCTCGACATTCTCGAATCCTGGGCGTAATAACCCAGGCTTATTATGATCTTCGGCGCAACTCCCGGAGGCTCAGGGATGGGTAACTTTGGCGTCAAACACGTGTAGCTTAGATAAAAGTCTCGGCCCTATCTCGAGACAGAGACAATCAGATACCGAgatgctttttttttttttaactcgTTGATCATGTCTTGCTTGAGGAGAGCACGCTCACCATGTGCTCGTACTCGTGTCGGGATCCGGTGTGCGTGATCTCATGGCTGTGAGACAGAGAGAAAGAGCAAGAATTGATGTCGTTCACCTGCAATTGCTAGCCTCCTAGCGTAGCCCTGTTTGGTGAAGCGCCATGGCCGCGCTGGATCTCGGTAACGGGAGGGGCTCGATGCAACGTGCCGCTTGGACGAGTCGGCGAGGCAGTGGACACCGCCAAGCACAGCGTCCATCCACAGCAGCGGGACTGGTTTTTGGTCCAAGGCAATTCGCTCTTCGGGGATGCGGAATGCGGAGTAGATGAAGAGGGGAGCCCAATCACGTCGGCAGGCATCCGGAAGCCGGCTCGATTAGAGAGTCGTCTGATTGATGGAAGATTTGATGAGGTTGTGCTTGGCCCGCAGAACCACAACGGTACCTGATCCGGAACCATTTCTGCCAGACGAGGGGGAAAAATACACTACTATACACTACGGCTGTTGCTCCGATAGCGTCTCTTTGTGCTTCGGTTGGCCGCCGAGGGTGCCGAATTCGAATCCACGTTCACCGATGCCAGCCCATGTGCCCATGTCGGTGATCGTCAGCTTGTTACTGAGGAGGCATGAGGCATGAGGCATGAGGCATGGTGACGTGACCATGTATATCTGTGCAATGCCAACTTGTAGAACAGAAAAAGCAGAGACCGAGACACACATGCAATTCCTGGTTAATTGAATTTGAAAAGTACACTTTACGAATAACGAATTCAATTTTCATCAGATTTCAACCGACGGGAGCGGGGCACTGGCAATTGATGCGCGCGGTGGACCTCTCGCCGTGAGAACGCTCCC from Podospora pseudopauciseta strain CBS 411.78 chromosome 3, whole genome shotgun sequence encodes the following:
- a CDS encoding hypothetical protein (COG:K; EggNog:ENOG503Q4PC), whose translation is MAAASHNPYSHPPSPNPSSRPYESSGVSSAASPKPLTQYLGGLMRPSPSASLHHHHHHHHHHHQPPPPQTHQHSPSHQTAPSQPLGLSTPLPSVHRQQLPQPGSHSFQPYTPVTATSSTMERESLQSGESVAGTPGPSHAQLPSSSSNNNNNSNNNSSQAQKRAYRQRRKDPSCDACRERKVKCDATETTSCSECSSRSVKCQFTKETNRRMSSIKQVQDLEKQMERVRRENNSLRRMLQERDGQFDMDVDGVEQLPLQLPEIASAPKRKKRPASIHDLARARTNLRSFSRGIWKPPAPYRPVAAPDPRDFTSMLPPRQTTDSLLRAYFTSAHTMTPILHWNSFVQTVDGLYRQGNTIRVTQAFMSVFFAVMAVGRLFTSENEHNRAYSAAHLLETTRSLIDPWNNEYELDNARVFVLITVALNEMNLKLAAWNWLGNAVRVAQDLGLYTELGPWQFLEGEMRRRTWWAIYLLDRSLSIELGRPMMIDDSDCDVSLPAGVDDCFISEQGPRVPVGAEPLTHSLLAVIHVVRSYTALGRALSSPVIAPTRLATFDQHFSSCLRTFPQACDPTSNAPMTPALLNPLVYLLHARLLLHRHNLLPSCPPDVRRTAFEQCTHTALETAALLLRVTPDLPEGATALLTTHIFRCALFLLITGWFDQAATCVRALASINEHRDVAMPCGRYLGFFVQVLGNRRAEITSYLAQSPSPSHPPSPYGPPPPRPSQSAIQEALFRDEELVAYVSSDLQASPDTAWVWAGSDREPPSPAPLVPSGAANGKHTLFSIDARTNLTSEQRWEWGPTGWERLENSIRCLASGASSPTSASAPPPPPPPPPPPAALAPARQQTWGPMKMELTPGPPPPSLPPVKMEMSAGQGHEMKMAPLPMPFSAPPPRPMEMGSGSSNNSPTAAASGVSSIKSESQKRISIANII